From a region of the Salarias fasciatus chromosome 6, fSalaFa1.1, whole genome shotgun sequence genome:
- the elmod2 gene encoding ELMO domain-containing protein 2: MLGYIWHYFYSSFLRYIQKWLIRQVTGTCELQRICSGYQPGAARTTRAEYSLRSSKSKVLRGALETSKDNLGQSVDQVMKEKSIKPEKDPQFKERFHICLLQITGYGSLYASVEDLRTVTFSSDNPKHEAMLFKLWDLLMPAVKLESRITKQWGDIGFQGDDPKTDFRGMGLLGLINLVFFSENYTMEAQQVLSHANHPKLGYSYAIVGINLTEMAYSLLKSGALKPHFYNTVQGWPELQHFHQLYCYLAYEFDKFWVAEEPESIMHFNQYREKFHNIVKAHLQDPDVSLTLTVSSGN; the protein is encoded by the exons ATGTTGGGCTACATCTGGCATTACTTTTACTCATCCTTCCTGAGATACATTCAGAAGTGGCTCATCAGACAGGTAACAGGGACGTGTGAGCTGCAGAGGATATGCTCTGGATACCAGCCAGGAGCAGCCAGGACGACAAGAGCAG AGTACTCTTTGAGGTCGTCAAAGAGCAAG GTTTTAAGAGGAGCTTTGGAAACAAGCAAGGATAATTTAGGACAAAGTGTGGATCAGGTTATGAAAGAGAAGAGCATCAAACCGGAGAAAGATCCCCA GTTCAAGGAGCGGTTCCACATCTGTCTGCTCCAGATCACAGGATACGGCAGCTTGTACGCATCTGTTGAAGACTTGAGGACAGTGACCTTCAGCTCAGACAACCCTAAGCATGAGGCCATGCTTTTTAAG CTGTGGGACCTGTTGATGCCGGCGGTGAAACTGGAGTCCAGGATCACCAAACAGTGGGGCGACATCGGATTCCAGGGAGACGATCCCAAGACCGACTTCAGAGGAATGGGTCTCCTGGGCCTCATCAATCTTGT ttttttcagtgaaaattaCACGATGGAGGCTCAGCAGGTCCTGTCACATGCAAACCATCCTAAACTTGG GTATTCATATGCTATAGTTGGGATCAATCTGACGGAGATGGCCTACAGCCTCCTGAAGAGTGGTGCTTTGAAACCACATTTCTACAATACAGTTCAGGGCTGGCCTGAGCTCCAACACTTTCATCAGCTATACT gttaCCTGGCATATGAATTCGATAAATTCTGGGTTGCGGAAGAGCCGGAGAGCATCATGCATTTCAATCAGTACAGAGAGAAGTTCCATAATATCGTGAAGGCACATCTGCAGGACCCTGATGTGTCTCTCACACTGACTGTCAGCTCTGGAAACTGA
- the ucp1 gene encoding mitochondrial brown fat uncoupling protein 1 isoform X2: MVGLKPSDVPPTLGVKMASAGAAACFADMITFPLDTAKVRLQIQGEKTAVDGIRYRGVFGTISTMVRTEGPRSLYNGLVAGLQRQLCFASIRIGLYDNVKNFYTGGKDSEYPNVLIRILAGCTTGAMAVSFAQPTDVVKVRFQAQMNLNSVSRRYSGTMQAYRHIFLNEGMRGLWKGTLPNITRNALVNCTELVTYDLIKEAILRHNLLSDNLPCHFVSAFGAGFATTVIASPVDVVKTRYMNSPPGQYKSAINCAWTMLTKEGPTAFYKGFVPSFLRLGSWNVVMFVSFEQIKRAMMVAQKRTEATN, from the exons ATGGTCGGACTAAAACCCTCAGATGTGCCTCCTACCCTGGGGGTGAAGATGGCGAGTGCCGGAGCAGCAGCTTGTTTTGCCGACATGATCACATTTCCTCTGGACACGGCCAAAGTTAGACTGCAG ATTCAGGGCGAAAAGACAGCGGTGGATGGGATCCGCTACAGAGGGGTGTTCGGGACGATCAGCACTATGGTCCGAACAGAGGGGCCCCGGTCTCTGTACAACGGGCTGGTCGCCGGGCTGCAGAGACAGCTGTGCTTCGCCTCCATTCGAATCGGCCTCTACGACAATGTCAAGAATTTCTACACCGGCGGCAAAGACAGTGAGT ACCCCAATGTGCTGATCCGTATCCTGGCTGGCTGCACGACGGGCGCCATGGCCGTGTCCTTCGCACAACCCACCGACGTGGTCAAGGTTCGATTCCAGGCCCAGATGAACCTGAACAGCGTGTCCCGCCGCTACAGCGGCACCATGCAGGCCTACAGACACATCTTTCTGAACGAGGGCATGCGCGGACTCTGGAAAG GAACACTACCCAACATCACAAGAAACGCACTGGTCAACTGCACAGAGCTGGTTACATACGACTTGATCAAAGAGGCAATCCTCAGGCACAACCTCTTGTCAG ACAATCTGCCGTGCCACTTTGTGTCGGCGTTCGGGGCCGGCTTTGCCACCACTGTGATCGCTTCGCCCGTAGATGTAGTGAAAACGAGATACATGAACTCACCGCCGGGACAGTATAAGAGCGCCATCAACTGTGCCTGGACAATGTTGACAAAAGAGGGGCCAACGGCTTTCTACAAAGG ATTCGTGCCCTCGTTCTTGAGGTTGGGATCATGGAATGTTGTGATGTTTGTCTCGTTTGAGCAAATCAAGAGGGCCATGATGGTAGCACAAAAGAGGACTGAAGCCACAAACTGA
- the ucp1 gene encoding mitochondrial brown fat uncoupling protein 1 isoform X1 — protein MVGLKPSDVPPTLGVKMASAGAAACFADMITFPLDTAKVRLQIQGEKTAVDGIRYRGVFGTISTMVRTEGPRSLYNGLVAGLQRQLCFASIRIGLYDNVKNFYTGGKDNPNVLIRILAGCTTGAMAVSFAQPTDVVKVRFQAQMNLNSVSRRYSGTMQAYRHIFLNEGMRGLWKGTLPNITRNALVNCTELVTYDLIKEAILRHNLLSDNLPCHFVSAFGAGFATTVIASPVDVVKTRYMNSPPGQYKSAINCAWTMLTKEGPTAFYKGFVPSFLRLGSWNVVMFVSFEQIKRAMMVAQKRTEATN, from the exons ATGGTCGGACTAAAACCCTCAGATGTGCCTCCTACCCTGGGGGTGAAGATGGCGAGTGCCGGAGCAGCAGCTTGTTTTGCCGACATGATCACATTTCCTCTGGACACGGCCAAAGTTAGACTGCAG ATTCAGGGCGAAAAGACAGCGGTGGATGGGATCCGCTACAGAGGGGTGTTCGGGACGATCAGCACTATGGTCCGAACAGAGGGGCCCCGGTCTCTGTACAACGGGCTGGTCGCCGGGCTGCAGAGACAGCTGTGCTTCGCCTCCATTCGAATCGGCCTCTACGACAATGTCAAGAATTTCTACACCGGCGGCAAAGACA ACCCCAATGTGCTGATCCGTATCCTGGCTGGCTGCACGACGGGCGCCATGGCCGTGTCCTTCGCACAACCCACCGACGTGGTCAAGGTTCGATTCCAGGCCCAGATGAACCTGAACAGCGTGTCCCGCCGCTACAGCGGCACCATGCAGGCCTACAGACACATCTTTCTGAACGAGGGCATGCGCGGACTCTGGAAAG GAACACTACCCAACATCACAAGAAACGCACTGGTCAACTGCACAGAGCTGGTTACATACGACTTGATCAAAGAGGCAATCCTCAGGCACAACCTCTTGTCAG ACAATCTGCCGTGCCACTTTGTGTCGGCGTTCGGGGCCGGCTTTGCCACCACTGTGATCGCTTCGCCCGTAGATGTAGTGAAAACGAGATACATGAACTCACCGCCGGGACAGTATAAGAGCGCCATCAACTGTGCCTGGACAATGTTGACAAAAGAGGGGCCAACGGCTTTCTACAAAGG ATTCGTGCCCTCGTTCTTGAGGTTGGGATCATGGAATGTTGTGATGTTTGTCTCGTTTGAGCAAATCAAGAGGGCCATGATGGTAGCACAAAAGAGGACTGAAGCCACAAACTGA
- the tbc1d9 gene encoding TBC1 domain family member 9, producing MWVSPEDVLLAGALWITERANPYFILQKRKGHGDGGGGLAGLLVGTLDVVLDSSARMAPYRILYQTPDSLVYWIIAHGTSRKEITEHWEWLEHNLLQTLSIFENENDITTFVKGKVQGIIAEFNKNHDVKEDDDTDKFKEASAKFRKLFGMPEEEKLVNYYSCSYWKGKVPRQGWLYLSINHLCFYSYLLGKEAKLVVRWADITQLEKSATLLLPDVIKVSTRSNEHLFSVFLNINETFKLAEQLANIAMRQLLDNKGFEQDRSLPKLKKKSPKKVSALKRDLDARAKSERYRALFRLPKDEKLDGHTDCTLWTPFNKMHILGQMFVSTNYICFTSKEETLCSLIIPLREVTIVEKADSSNVLPSPLSISTKNRMTFLFANLKDRDFLVQRISDFLQQTTSKIYLERELNSSLNSSDDEVYSQHGSLLSSSPQHSLGSESERTFNLNDSSVPTATQALMTMYRHRTPEEFNPKLAKEFLKEQAWKNHFTEYGQGVCMYRTEKTKELVLKGIPENMRGELWLLFSGAINEMATHPGYYEDLVEKSMGKYNLATEEIERDLHRSLPEHPAFQNEMGIAALRRVLTAYAFRNPNIGYCQAMNIVTSVLLLYAKEEEAFWLLVALCERMLPDYYNTRVVGALVDQGVFEELAREYVPQLYDCMQDLGVISTISLSWFLTLFLSVMPFESAVVVVDCFFYDGIKVIFQLALSVLHANIHQLLSCKDDGEAMTVLGRYLDSVTNKDSTLPPIPHLHSLLTDNGEPHPEVDIFKLVRSSYEKFGSIRADVIEQMRFKQRLRVIQTIEDTTKRNVVRTIVSETAFSIDELEELFVLFKAEHLTSCYWGGSSNPTERHDPSLPYLEQYRIDVEQFKGLFNLLFPWANGAHSDPLAVRFFHLLDQNGDALINFREFINGFGVLCHGDLTDKLKLLYKMHVLPEITHEQEEPDSAFEATQYFFEDITPETSIGHDSKCRNEKDDGFVRVTFKTEKVKKLNTPDYGHYLKLWNQEPKPKRENTKDLPKLNQSQFIELCKTLYSMFSEDVAEQELYHGTATVTSLLLEMGEVGKLFSSSGRKEFSQEGRPETGMCTGDDPKPTKEAQDLGDVFSRTGHENTFEEGKGDEGSEQMPPMQDIKLEDSSPKDAGTSSAMLISDDETKDDTSMSSYSVLSAGSHELDEKLQCEDIADDTVLVRSDSGTNGERGGGPRGGGPNDRGLPHSTSIDKDWAITFEQFLASVLTEQALVQYFEKPVEVAARITNAKNVRKAGRPLLSTSDYEISLSG from the exons GTTTGCTGGTGGGAACCTTGGACGTTGTTCTGGACTCCAGTGCTCGGATGGCCCCATACAGGATCCTCTACCAGACCCCTGACTCTTTAGTTTACTGGATCATTGCTCATG GAACCTCTCGTAAGGAGATTACGGAGCACTGGGAGTGGCTGGAACACAACCTGCTTCAGACGCTCTCCATCTTTGAAAACGAGAACGACATTACCACGTTTGTGAAAGGAAAAGTCCAG GGCATCATCGCAGAGTTCAACAAGAACCACGATGTGAAAGAGGACGACGACACCGACAAGTTCAAGGAGGCCAGCGCCAAGTTTCGGAAGCTGTTCGGGAtgccggaggaggagaagctggtcAACTATTACTCCTGCAGCTACTGGAAGGGCAAAGTGCCTCGACAGGGATGGCTCTACCTCAGCATCAACCACCTCTGCTTCTACTCCTATTTACTGGGAAAAGAAG CCAAACTGGTGGTCCGTTGGGCAGACATCACCCAGCTGGAGAAGAGCGCCACCCTCCTGCTGCCCGACGTGATCAAAGTGAGCACCCGCTCCAACGAGCACCTCTTCTCCGTCTTCCTCAACATCAACGAGACCTTCAAGCTGGCCGAGCAGCTGGCCAACATCGCCATGCGCCAGCTGCTCGACAACAAAGGCTTCGAGCAGGACCGCTCGCTGCCCAAGCTCAAGAAGAAGTCGCCCAAGAAGGTGTCGGCGCTCAAGAG AGACCTGGACGCCAGAGCGAAGAGTGAGCGCTACCGAGCGCTCTTCCGTCTGCCCAAAGACGAAAAGCTGGACGGACACACGGACTGCACCCTGTGGACTCCCTTTAACAAGATGCACATCTTGGGGCAGATGTTCGTCTCCACCAACTACATCTGCTTCACCAGCAAGGAGGAGACGCTGTGCAGCCTCATCATCCCCCTGCGTGAG GTGACAATCGTGGAGAAGGCAGACAGCTCCAATGTGCTGCCCAGCCCGCTCTCCATCAGCACCAAAAACCGCATGACATTTCTATTTGCTAACCTGAAGGACCGAGACTTCCTGGTGCAGAGGATCTCAGATTTCCTGCAGCAAACCACCTCCAAGATCTACCTGGAGCGGGAACTCAACAGTAGCCTCAACAGTTCAGACGATGAA GTTTACTCCCAGCATGGATCCCTGCTCTCCAGCAGTCCGCAGCACAGTTTGGGTTCAGAAAGCGAGCGCACATTCAACCTGAATGACAGCAGCGTACCCACAGCCACACAAGCCCTCATGACCATGTATCGCCACCGCACACCTGAGGAGTTTAATCCCAAACTG GCAAAAGAGTTTCTGAAGGAGCAGGCGTGGAAGAACCACTTCACGGAGTACGGGCAGGGGGTGTGCATGTACCGCACGGAGAAGACCAAGGAGCTCGTCCTCAAGGGGATTCCGGAGAACATGAGAGGAGAACTGTGGCTGCTTTTCTCtg GAGCAATCAACGAGATGGCCACTCACCCCGGATATTACGAAGACCTGGTGGAGAAATCGATGGGAAAATACAATCTGGCAACGGAGGAGATTGAGCGGGACCTGCACCGCTCTCTGCCGGAGCACCCGGCCTTTCAGAACGAGATGGGGATTGCTGCCCTGCGCAGGGTCCTCACCGCCTATGCATTCAGGAATCCCAACATTGGATACTGCCAG GCTATGAATATTGTGACGTCGGTGTTGCTGCTGTATGCCAAAGAGGAGGAGGCCTTTTGGCTGCTGGTGGCGCTCTGCGAGAGGATGCTGCCTGATTACTACAACACGCGGGTCGTAG GAGCTCTTGTTGACCAGGGCGTGTTTGAGGAGCTTGCTCGGGAATACGTCCCGCAGCTGTACGACTGCATGCAGGACCTCGGGGTCATCTCCACTATTTCGCTGTCCTGGTTCCTCACCCTCTTCCTGTCCGTGATGCCGTTCGAGAGcgccgtggtggtggtggactgCTTCTTCTACGACGGCATCAAGGTCATCTTTCAGCTGGCGCTGTCCGTCCTGCACGCCAACATCCACCAGCTGCTGAGCTGCAAGGACGACGGGGAGGCCATGACTGTACTGGGGAG GTATTTGGACAGTGTCACCAATAAGGACAGCACCCTCCCTCCCATCCCCCACCTGCATTCTTTACTAACTGATAATGGAGAACCGCACCCAGAGGTCGACATCTTCAAACTGGTCCGCAGCTCTTATGAG AAATTTGGCTCAATCCGAGCAGATGTGATTGAACAGATGAGATTCAAACAGAGACTGAGGGTCATCCAAACCATTGAAGACACAACTAAACGCAATGTG GTCAGAACGATTGTCTCGGAGACTGCCTTCAGTATtgacgagctggaggagctcttTGTGCTCTTCAAG GCCGAGCACCTGACCAGCTGCTACTGGGGCGGCAGCAGCAACCCCACCGAGCGCCACGACCCCAGCCTGCCGTACCTGGAGCAGTACCGCATCGACGTGGAGCAGTTCAAAGGCCTGTTCAACCTGCTGTTCCCCTGGGCCAACGGCGCCCACTCCGACCCCCTCGCCGTGCGATTCTTCCATCTCCTCGATCAAAACGGAGACGCGCTCATCAACTTCCGCGAGTTCATCAACGGGTTCG GTGTTCTGTGTCACGGGGACCTCACCGACAAGCTGAAGCTGCTTTACAAGATGCACGTCTTACCTG AGATCACACATGAGCAGGAAGAGCCGGACTCTGCCTTTGAAGCCACTCAGTATTTCTTCGAAGACATCACTCCAGAAACATCCATTG GCCACGACTCAAAGTGCAGAAATGAGAAGGATGATGGCTTTGTCAGAGTTAcattcaaaactgaaaaag TGAAGAAGCTGAACACTCCTGACTACGGTCATTACCTGAAACTGTGGAACCAAGAGCCAAAACCAAAAcgagaaaacacaaaagaccTCCCAAAGCTGAATCAG AGCCAGTTCATCGAACTTTGCAAGACTCTCTACAGCATGTTCAGTGAGGATGTTGCGGAGCAAGAACTGTACCACGGCACAGCGACCGTcaccagcctgctgctggagatgGGCGAGGTGGGgaagctcttctcctcctcgggCAGGAAGGAGTTCAGCCAGGAGGGCCGACCAGAGACCGGCATGTGTACAGGAGACGATCCCAAACCAACCAAGGAGGCTCAGGATCTGGGAGACGTCTTCAGCCGCACGGGCCATGAAAACACGTTCGAGGAGGGGAAGGGGGACGAAGGAAGCGAGCAGATGCCGCCGATGCAAGACATCAAACTGGAGGACTCGTCTCCCAAAGACGCGGGCACGTCGTCCGCCATGCTCATCTCGGACGACGAGACCAAGGACGACACGTCCATGTCGTCTTACTCGGTGCTGAGCGCGGGCTCCCACGAGCTGGACGAGAAGCTGCAGTGCGAGGACATCGCGGACGACACGGTGCTGGTGCGCAGCGACAGCGGGACCAACGGCGAGCGGGGCGGCGGGCCTCGCGGCGGCGGGCCCAACGACCGGGGGCTGCCGCACAGCACGAGCATCGACAAAGACTGGGCCATCACGTTTGAGCAGTTCCTGGCCTCCGTCCTCACCGAGCAGGCCCTGGTGCAATATTTTGAGAAGCCCGTAGAAGTGGCAGCTCGCATAACCAACGCCAAGAATGTGCGCAAAGCggggcgccccctgctgtcgACGAGTGACTATGAGATCTCCCTGTCCGGGTGA